The genomic segment CCCCCACTACCACTAGATGACAGTCTTGCAGGGGGTCCCCGTGACTATAGACTGGAGAAGGAGGAAGCCTGGCCTGGCCCACCATGGTGGGCATGGTGTGTTGGGCTGACAGCGGCGAAGGAACCCTGGGCCAGAGCCTTGGCCCTGCAGTGGGTGCTCCCCGTTCCCTCCGCCCcctgagaggaaaggagagtggCTCCTGGGCGGCATGGCCTGGCTGGTGGGTCAGGGCCTGAGAGGAGCAGGAGTGGACAAGGTGTGGGTGGACATGGGGGTGAGGTCATGCCAACGTTTGCTAGGAGCACCGTGCAGAGCAGCCACTGGGCCACCCGACCCACGCGGCTTGGCTGTGGGACACTGGTCACTCGTGCTTGCACGTGGGCTCCCACTGAGGTGGCCCCGTGCAGGCTGGTGAGGTGCCCCTCCCAGCCGGGCCCAGCCCCTCTCACTATGCACAGCAGCCTCCCGGCAAGACCACGGAGGCGACAGCAACCAGAGACCAGGTAGCAACAAGGAGCAGACAGCCACTTCAGCTTGCTGCCCTGCCTCTCGGTCGCCCCCAGGTCCCTGGAAACACCCCCTCGAACCTCAGAGCCCCTTCCATCAAGGGGGGCTGCATGGATCCAGGGCCACAGGATGCCAGGCCCTCTGGAAGCTGCTGGCCTGGCGCGGCTGACCCCCGTGGGATGGCATGTGGGTGGGACCTCGAGCCAAGGACCCCAAGAGGGGAGGCTGAGAAGGCCCACCCCCCACAGGCCCAGGACCCGCTGGGGCGTGTGCTGCTTGTCCCTGCAGCCTGTCAGTGAGACCCTCATGGTCCCGGTTGGCGAGGGAATACATGGCTGTCCGGGGCAGGGTGCGGGCTCCCTCAACTCACGGCCTCAGAGGCCACCCAGCACAGCAGCACCGTCCCAGCCAGGAGGCCCCTGACTACCATGCAGAAGAAGGGCTGCTGCCCTGGGCAGGCTCAGTTCTAACTGCAAGTGGGCAAGAGAGGAGAGCCCAAGGGTGTGGGACCAGGGGACCAGGACTCACCCCCGGGGATGAGGGCCTGGCCCTCCCCGGGCTGAGCAGGGAGACAGCTCATCGGGGCTGTGGCTGACCCACTCACCCTCCTCTTTAAAGTTCTCCCAGAACGAATCCTGGAGAAGTTGGAATCAACTGAACGTGATGAGCAGGGGTGTGGAGGGGAGGCTGCAGCAGAGATGCTGACGCTCTGCCCACTGACCACCACCTGTGCTCACGACCGCCCTCTTCTCTGGATGGCTACCCTTGGCCAAATTGGACCATGTACCCGGGGGGCACAGTCAGTGACCAACCAAGGGACGTCACCTCAGGTGTAAGTTCCCGTCACAGATCCAGCCTGGGTGCTGGGCATGCAGACCCCAGCTGGCCGGGCCTCCACCTCCTCTGTGCTCTGGGCCCCTTAGCCCGGGGCACTCTCTGAGAGTGTGGCCTCCAGCCAGCATCTTCACCAAGCTCAGAGCCTGGGGCTGCAGCACCCTTAGCCGACACGCCACCTAAGCTCTGGACAAGAAGGGACACAGGACCACGGGGAGGTTGGAATTGCTTTTATTGGGGCGAGCGCGGCAGGCCCGCCGTGGTCAGGTTAGTGTTCTGCCCTCGGAGGCAGCCGAAGCCGGGTGCCTCCACCCGCCACCTCCCTGGGTTAGTGGAACATGCAAAGCTCAGTCAGAGGGTGGAGGCAGGGGTGGAGCCGCCAGGGCCCGGGCGATGGAGCAGGAGCGGGCGGCACTGGCCGGCGGCCTGGTTGGCATGGATCGCCCGGGCCGCATCCCAGGCCCACTTGGGGGCTGAGGCTccctgggagaggcaggcaggcagcaccCGGGGAAGGGTTGCCCCACAGGCCTCGGGGGGGGCGCTTGGCCCACAGTGGGCAGAAGCCTACGGGGGCCCCGCCGTACCTGGCTGGCACGCCTGAGAGCTGGGCAGTGGCGAGCCTTTCACCAGGAGGGTCTGTCTCCCACCCCAGGTCTGGGTCCTTGGGGCCTGGGGTGCAAAGGGGGACACAGAAGGCACTTACTAGGGAGCTGAGGCTAGAAGGCTGAAGCCAGAGGCCTGGGGTCTGGGGGGCCTGGCTGGGCCGGCTGGGTCTGCTCGGGGACCTCACCCTCCCGTGGGGAAGGGGCTTCCTGAGCAGCCGAGGAGAGGAAGGTGACCAGGACTCACTGCTGCCCGCGCAGAGCGAGAGGGTCAGTCCTGGAGACATAGAGGTGCTGGTCCCAACGGCCCTGCTGCTGGGGGCTACATCCGCTGCCCAGGCAGGTCGGGCTGGGGGTTGGGTGGGGCTGGTCTACAGGACTGGGGGAAGCTCACCCAGACGGAACCccctggggagatgggagggctgAGTTGGGGGGCCCACCTCTGGACCCTCCAAGGCACCTGGCTGTGGTGAGTGGCAGGTAAAGAGGAGCAGGGAGACCCGGGGGATGGGGTGGTCAGTGGGGCTGGACTGGCCCCATCCCCGGGAGACAGGCTGTCTGGACAACAGGTATATATTAATACGTTAGTCTAGTCTTTTTGGTTAAACTTTAGGCACCGCTTGGGAGGAAGACACCTTTCAACGTTAGAGAGAGACCCCAGCGCCTGGGCGGGAGGCCACATGCAGAGCGGGAGGCGGGGAGCAGGAGGGGTCAGGCTGCCGCGGACTCGGGGCCCCCCAGGGAGGAAGTGGGCCCCGAGGCATAGCGGCGGCCGTAGCCTGAGGAGGAGTAGGACGAGGAGGAGAAGGTCATGGAGAAGCCTGAGCCCGTGGCGTCGAAGCTGCCGCGACGAGAGCCAGCCCGGGAGCCGGTGCGCGAGCCGGAGCGCGAGCCTGCGGTGGAGCCGGAGCCGCTGACGCTGTAGGGGCTGTAGTAGCCCTTGCTGGACTGGGCGGCGGCCTCCAGCAGCCGCAGCCCCGTGCCCTCCTCCACCATGCTGCGGTCCAGCGCGTCCTTGTAGGAGATCTTGAGCTTGGTCTTGGGGCAGGTGAGGTACTTGGAGTACGCGCTGACGTCGCGCAGCTTCTGGGCAGTGCGGGCATCCACCGTGCCGCGCTGCAGGGCCTCATCCAGGGGCACGCGGCCCGGCATGTCGGGCTCGATCAGGCCACCCGTCAGGTACTGCACCTCCAGGAAGCGCTGCCCCGCCTCGTAGTAGAGCCAGCCCTTCTTCAGGGCCTGGGCGGCCGACATTTTGGTCTTGGTGCGCGGGTCCTCAAAGCCGCAGAAGGCCTTCTGGGCCAGGTTGATGCGGTCCACCATGATCTTGTCCACTAGGCCCTTGTTGACAGCGTCGGTGACAGGGAAGCGTTCGCCAGTGTTGGGGTCGATGATGCCCCCAGTGCAGGCCTGCGCCTCCAGCAGCCGCTGGCCCGTGATATTGTCCACCAGGTTGCGGTGCATGGCCTCTGTGATGGACACCTTCTCCAGGGTCTCGGTGTCCAGGATGCCAGCCACAGGGCCTGTCTCCTCCGTGGGGTCAGACCAGGAGGCCAGCTGGGTCCTAGAGACGGCCGGGCTGATGGGGTAGGAGGACGACGACCCCACAGAGGATGAGCGTGAGCGGAAGCCACTGGCATTGCCTGAGAGCATGTCAGCGAACTCGGTGATGGACAGTGTGCCAGCGCGGTACTGGTCCAGTGCTGAGCGGTCGATGAGACTCTTGGCGATGGCCTCATCAATGTCGTATTGGCGGCCCGAGCGGCGGTCGATGATCATGGATTTGACCACGCCATCCGAGGACGAGATGGTGATCTCCTCCCACTCACACTCTTGCTCCGACAGCTCCAGATAGGTCTGGTGGTCGATGAGGCCCTTGCGGTAGGCCTCGTACACAGACATCTCCTTGCCCGTCTCGGGGTCCACGATGACCACGCGCCGCTTGCGCACTGAGGACTTGGAGGACGTCTTCCgctccctcttcttctccttcagCGGCAGGAGCCGCAGCCCCGTCTGGGGGTCGGTGACACAGCGCTCCATCAGCTGCAGGTATGTGAGGTTCTCCTCTGTGTTGGGGTCGAAGAAGCCCTTGGTGTCATCCGAGGGGTCGGTGAGGATCTCGTTCATCTCCTCGTCGAAGAGGCCACGCTGGTAGGCCACGTCCACAGGGAGGCGGTGGCTCTCCTCGGGGTCGATGATGCCGCCTGTGGCGATCTGGGCCTCCAGCAGGCGGATGCCGTGGTCCTTGAGGATGAGGCCCTTCTTCATGGCCTGGAAGAGGGAGATGAGCTTCCCGGAGTAGGGGTCCTTGTAGCCGGTGACGGCACGCTCGGCCGACAGCAGCTTGTCCTTGAACTCGGGGCCTACGATGCCCATGCGCACGGCCTCCTCCACAGTCAGCTTGAGCCCCTTGATGGGGTCGATGACGTAGCCGGTGGCTGCCTGCGCCTCCAGGAGCTCGAAGGCCGTGCCGGGCCGGATGATGCCCTTCTTCATGGCCTGGTACACCGACAGCCGCTCCTTGGTGGCATCGACGAGGACGCCAGCGATGCTGCTGGTGCCCTCGAGGAACTTCTGCAGATTCTTGGAGACCTCCTCAATGGAGGTCAGGCCCTCCTGCAGCCGCTGCGCCGTGACCTCGTCCATGACGTGAGAGCGCACGAGTTCCTCCACTGTGATCTGCTTGCGCAGACCACGGAAGGTCAGCTTGCGGGCATCTGAGAGTGGCAGGAGGAGCAGGCCGCTGGCTTCATCGCGGCGGCAGCGCCGGAGCAGCTGTGTGTAGCTGAGGTGCTCGTCCGTGGAGGGGTCCACGTAGCTACGCACCTCACTGGGCTCTGACAGCTGGTCGTGCGTGTCCTTGTTGAGGTAACCACGCTGGTAGGCCACCTCCAGCGGGAGGTGGAAGCCCAGGCGTGGGTCCACGATGCCGCCCGTGGCCAGCTGAGCAtccagcagcctcagggcctcCTCAGCGGGGATCAGGTCCTTCTTCATGGCCTGGAAGAGCGAGATGGTCTGCTCTGTGTAGGGGTCGCGGTAGCCGGTCACAGCCCGCTCGGCTGACAGCAGCCGGTCATGCAGCTCGgggcccaccaggcccttccGCACGGCTTCATCCACGGTCAGCCGCTCACCCTTCACCGGGTCCAGCAGGAAGCCCGTGGCCGCCTGTGCCTCCAGCAGCAGGCGGGCCACCTCGGCACTCAGCAGCCCCTTCTTGAGGGCCTGGTAGATGGTGAGGGTCTGCCTGGAGCCAGGCAGGTAGACGCCGGCTACACAGCCTGTGCCGTAGAGGTAGCGCCAGGCAGACTCGGCCTCCAGCACCTCACGGAGGCTCCTGGTGCCCTCCCGGAGCAGGCTGTAGGACTCACGGGAGATGACCCGGGCCTCGTACAGGTCCTCGGCCGTGAGGCGGCGGCGCACGTAGTCATAGGACGCTAGGTTCTGCTGGCGCACAATCTCGGTCTTCTCAATGATctcaatgatgatgatgatcatGCGTTCCTTGGTCACACGGCCGGCCTGGAAGTCGGCCATCAGCTGGGCCCGCTGCTCCTCGGGGATCAGGTCAGACTGCATCACCTCCCACAGGGACATGGTGGAGCCCCCATGGCTGCCACCCCCGGGGATGTCGATCTGTGTCTCCTCGAAGGCCCTCCGCGTCTCCTCCTCGGTGTACACCCGCGTGGTCTCCACCACCTCCGCCTTCTCTGGCCCTTTCAGTGGCAGCAGCCGCAGGCCCGTCTCGGGGTCCTCCACGCAGCGCTCCATCAGCTGCCTGTACGTGAGGTTCTCGTGCGTGTTGGGGTCGAAGAAGCCCTTGGTGTCGTCGCTGGGGTCTTGTAGGATGCGGTTCATCTCCTCATCGAAGTAGCCACGCTGGTAGGCCACGTCCACAGGCACGCGGTGGCTGTGCACGGGGTCGATGATGCCACCCGTTGCGATCTGGGCCTCCAACAGGCGGATGCCGTGCTCTCTGACAACCAGGCCCTTCTTCATGGCCTGGAAGAGGGAGATGGTGCTGCCCGAGTAGGGGTCCTTGTAGCCGGTCACGGCCTTCTCGGCCGACAGCAACTTCTCATGCAGCTCGGGGCCCACGACACCGGCCTTCACGGCCTCGTGGACGTACAGGCGCTGATTCCTCACAGGGTCCACCAGGAAGCCCGTGGCCGCCTGCGCCTCAAGCAGGAGGATGGCAGTGCTGGGCCTGAGCAGACCCCGTCGCATGGCCTCGTAGATGGTCACCTTCTCCTTGGACTCCTCCAGGTAGATACCAGCCAGGCAGCCgctgccctggagaagggtcCGCACAGAGTCCAGCTCTGACAGGTCCTTGACTGATGTCTTGCCGTCCTTGAGCTGCTCAAACTGGGAGCTGCTGAGGATGCCGGCAGCCAGGAGCTCGCTGGCCGGCACTGGGGCACGGAGACCGCTAAAGGAGAGCCTCTCCCGCCGCGTGGTCTCCACCTCCTCCACGATGGTGATGACAATCTTGATGATCTTCTCCACAGTGACCTTGCCCGTGCGGAACTGCCTCAGCAGTTCCTGTCTCTGTTCAGCTGTGAAGTACTCAGAGTTGATGAGCTCCCAGATGGTCACTGCCCGGCCCTGGAAGCTGCCCACAGGGACCTCGACAGTGGCCTTCTGGAAGGCCTCACGGGCCTGGACCTCGGAGTAGAGCTCCTGCTGCCGGGCCCGGGCTGCCTCCTCTGAGAGCGGCAGCAGACTCAGTCCTGTCAGCGGGTCGGGGCGGCACTGTTGCTGGAGCTGGCTGTAGGTGGCCGGCTCCCAAGTACGGGGGTCATAGTAGGTCTTGGCGTCATCTCTGGGCGCTGAGAGAGCGGTGCTGGTTTCCTTATCCAGGTAGCCGCGGGCACAGGCGACATCCAGGGGCACACGGTGGCTCTTGCTGGGGTCCACGGTGCCCCCCGTGGACAGCTGGGCATCCAGTAGACGCAGGCCCTGCTCCCTGGGAATGAGGCCCTTCTTCAGGGCCTGGAACAGGGACACGCTCTGCCCCGAGTAGGGGTCCTTGTAGCCGGTCACAGCCTTCTCAGCCGACAACATCTTCTCGTGCAGCTCAGGACCTACCAGGCCGGCGCGTACCGCCTCGTCCACAGTCAGCCGTGTGCTGGTGGCAGGGTCGATGATGTGCCCGGTGCCAGCCTGGGCCTCGAGCAGGGCCACGGCTGCCTCCGGCTGCAGCAGCTCTTTCTTCAGAGCCTCGTAAATGCTTAGTTTCTGCCTCGACTCCTCCAGCCACACACCTGCAATGACGCCTGAGCCCCGAAGGGCCCGCCGCACACCTTCCACCTCAGCCACCTCCTGCACGGAGCGCTCACCCAGCTGCAGCTGGCGGAAGAGGTCCCAGTCGATGACCCCGCTCTCAAGCAGCTCGGCAGCAGGGACCAGGGCGCGCAGGCCCTGGAAGCAGAGCTGGCCCTTCTGCTCGTGCTCCTCGATGACGGTGATGACAATCTTGATGATCTTCTCCACGGTGACCTTGCCCGTGCGGAACTGCCGCAGGAGGTCCCGCCGCTGCTCGGCCGTGAAGTACTCGGAGTTGATGAGCTCCCAGATGGTCACCGTTTTGCCCTGGAACTTGCCAAATGGTGCTGACACAGTGGCCTTCTCAAACACGTCCCGGGCCTCCGAGTCAGTGTAGACCAGCTCACCACCCTTGGCAGCCTGATCAGTGAGTGGCAGCAGCCGCAGGCCTGTCTCGGGATCCTCCACACAGCGTTCTAGCAGCTGCATGTACGTGAGGTTCTCGTGCGTGTTGGGGTCAAAGAAGCCCTTGGTGTCATCGCTGGGGTCCTGCAGGACGCGGTTCATCTCCTCGTCGAAGTAACCACGCTGGTAGGCCACGTCCACGGGCACGCGGTGGCTGTGCACGGGGTCGATGACGCCGCCCGTGGCGATCTGGGCCTCCAGCAGGCGGATGCCGTGCTCGCGCACGATGAGGTCCTTCTTCATGGCCTGGAAGAGGGAGATCTGCTGCCCGGTGTACGGGTCCTTGTAGCCGGTGACGGCACGCTCAGCCGACAGCAGCTTGTGGTGCAGCTCGGGGCCCACGACGCCCTCCTTCACGGCTTCGGTGACAGTCAGCCGCCTGTTCCGCACTGGGTCCAGGAGGAAGCCTGAGGCCGCCTGGGCCTCAAGCAGGATGAGAGCGGTGCCCGGGCTCAGCAGCTGCCTCCTCAAGGCTGCGTAGATGGTCAGCTTCTCGTTGCCAGGCTTCAGTAGCAGCCCGGCGATACTGCTGTGGCCCTGCAGGTAGCGGCGCACATCCTCCCGCTGTGTGAGCTCGACCACCGTGGTGCGGCCCTGCGCCAGCCCCTGCAGCTCCTCTGTGCTCAGGATGCCTGCCTCCTGCAGCTGCAGGGCTGGCACCTTCTGTCTCAGGCCCTCGAAGGCATGTTCTGGCTCTGCGGCTGGGCCGTCGGCCACGTCCTGGCCATTGGGCAGGGCTCTGGTGGCCGCCGCCTGAGCAGCGGTAATCTCCTCGGAGTGGGCCAGTGCGGCCCGATGCTCCTCCTCCAGGTGCTCCAGCCGCTCACGCAGCCGGCGATTCTCCTCTGCCAGtagctgctcctgctgctgccgctgctgctccAGGAGCTGCAGCTCCTCCTGCTTGCGCCGCACACCCTCCTCAGCCTCGCGCTGCCGCCGCTGCGCCTCCTCCATGCTGGCCAGCAGCTGCTCCTTCTCCTGCTgcatctgctgctgctgtcgctGCTGCTCCTCTCGCAACTTCTGTGCCTTGGCCACCTCGTCCTGGAAGAGGCGCTCCAGCTTGGCCTTCTCTTCCTCGATGAAGCGTTCCCGCTGCAGCAGGCTGTCCTTCTCAGAGAGGAAGCTCTGCTGCAaggcctgtgtctcctgcagcagTTGCTCCTGCTGTACCGTCTGCATCTGTCAAGAGGGTAGGGAGCGGTCAGGGACACCTGGCCGGGCGCACCCTCCCCAGAGCAGACCCCACCCCAGGTCCCTGCCCTCCACTGCGAGATACCTCCTCAGACTTGAGCTGCAACAGCTCAGCCTCCTTTTTGAGCTTGTCCTTCTCGCGCTCCAGCTCTGCAATGGCCTCCCTCAGGCGATCGGCATCCCGGTCGCTCTGCTGCCGCTGGGTCTCCAGCGTCTGCACCAGCGTCACCTTCTCCTGAGTGGCAAGCTCTGTGCGGTGCAGCTTTGCGCCAATCTCCTCCGCCTGCTTCCGGAAGCGCTGGGCGTCCTCCTCCGCGCGAGCCTGGGCCCGGCTCATCTCGGCCACGCGCAGCCTGAGTCTCTCGGCCTCCGCGCTCATTTCCAGCTGCCGTTGCCGCTCAGTCTCCAGGGTCCGCTGGAAGCCTTGCGTCTCCTGTGCCAGCTGCTGAGCCATCTGCTCCTTGTCCTCCTGCAGCCGGCGGGCCTGCTCCTGGGCCAGCTCCTTCTGCTGCTGCAGCAGCTCTGCCTCGGCCTTGAGCCGCGTGGCCTCCTGTACTGCCTGCATCTTCTCCTTGAGCATCTTCTCCGCCAGGGCCCGCTGCTGAGCCAGGTCCTCCTCCGCCAGCTGCCGCAGCCGAGCCGCCTCCTGAGCCGCCACACTCAGCCGCGCGGCCTCCTCCGCCACCTGCTTCATCTTCTCGGCCTCCTCCTGCAGGAGGCGCTGCGTGTTGTCCTTGTCGCGCAGGATAAGGGCGCGGTTCTCCGCCTCGATTCGCGCCTTGAGCTTGCCGAGCTCCTCCATCTGGACGCGCACGGAGAACAGCTCCTCCTCTACCTGGCTGCGCTGGCGCGCGGCCTCCGTCACCTCCGCCTTCAGCCGCTGCAGCTCCTGGTCCAGGATGCTCTTCTGGT from the Cervus canadensis isolate Bull #8, Minnesota chromosome 12, ASM1932006v1, whole genome shotgun sequence genome contains:
- the PLEC gene encoding plectin isoform X12, with protein sequence MEPSGSLFPSLVVVGHAVTLAAVWHWRRGRPRVQDEQDERDRVQKKTFTKWVNKHLIKAQRHISDLYEDLRDGHNLISLLEVLSGDSLPREKGRMRFHKLQNVQIALDYLRHRQVKLVNIRNDDIADGNPKLTLGLIWTIILHFQISDIQVSGQSEDMTAKEKLLLWSQRMVEGYQGLRCDNFTSSWRDGRLFNAIIHRHKPMLIDMNKVYRQTNLENLDQAFSVAERDLGVTRLLDPEDVDVPQPDEKSIITYVSSLYDAMPRVPDVQDGVKANELQLRWQEYRELVLLLLQWIRAHTAAFEERRFPSSFEEIEILWCQFLKFKETELPAKEADKNRSKGIYQSLEGAVQAGQLKVPPGYHPLDVEKEWGKLHVAILEREKQLRSEFERLERLQRIVSKLQMEAGLCEEQLNQADALLQSDVRLLAAGKAPQRAGEVERDLDKADGMIRLLFNDVQALKDGRHPQGEQMYRRVYRLHERLVAIRTEYNLRLRGTPRHPELEDSTLRYLQDLLAWVEENQRRVDGAEWGVDLPSVEAQLGSHRGLHQSVEEFRAKIERARTDEGQLSPATRGAYRDCLGRLDLQYAKLLNSSKARLRSLESLHGFVAAATKELMWLSEKEEEEVGFDWSERNSNMAAKKEAYSALMRELELKEKKIKEIQSTGDRLLREDHPARPTVESFQAALQTQWSWMLQLCCCIEAHLKENTAYFQFFSDVREAEEQLRKLQETLNRKYTCDRSITVTRLEDLLQDAQDEKDQLNEYRGHLSGLAKRAKAIVQLTPRNPTQPTRGRVPLLAVCDYKQVEVTVHKGDECQMLGPAQPFHWKVLSGSGSEAAVPSVCFLVPPPNQEALEAVARLEAQHQALVTLWHQLHTDMKSLLAWQSLSRDVQLIRSWSLVTFRTLKPEEQRQALRNLELHYQAFLRDSQDAGGFGPEDRLQAEREYGSCSRHYQQLLQSLEQGEQEESRCQRCISELKDIRLQLEACETRTVHRLRLPLDKEPARECAQRIAEQQKAQAEVEGLGKGVARLSAEAEKVLALPEPSPAAPTLRSELELTLGKLEQVRSLSAIYLEKLKTISLVIRSTQEAEDALRTHEEQLKEAQAVPAALPELEATKAAMKKLRAQAEAQQPVFDALRDELRGAQEVGERLQQRHGERDVEVERWRERVTQLLERWQAVLAQTDVRQRELEQLGRQLRYYRESADPLGAWLQDARRRQERIQAVPLADSQAVREQLRQEKALLEEIERHAEKVEECQRFAKQYINAIKDYELQLVTYKAQLEPVASPAKKPKVQSGSESVIQEYVDLRTRYSELSTLTSQYIRFISETLRRMEEEERLAEQQRAEERERLAEVEAALEKQRQLAEAHAQAKAQAEREAQELQRRMQEEVARREEVAVDAQQQKRSIQEELQQLRQSSEAEIQAKARQVEAAERSRLRIEEEIRVVRLQLETTERQRGGAEGELQALRARAEEAEAQKRQAQEEAERLRRQVQDETQRKRQAEAELALRVKAEAEAAREKQRALQALEELRLQAEEAERRLRQAEAERARQVQVALETAQRSAQAELQSRHASFAEKTAQLERTLEEEHVTVVQLREEATRREQQQAEAERAREEAERELERWQLKANEALRLRLQAEEVAQQKSLAQAEAEKQKEAAEREARRRGKAEEQAVRQRELAEQELEKQRQLAEGTAQQRLAAEQELIRLRAETEQGEQQRQLLEEELARLQSEAAAATQKRQELEAELAKVRAEMEVLLASKARAEEESRSSSEKSKQRLEAEAGRFRELAEEAARLRALAEEAKRQRQLAEEDAARQRAEAERVLAEKLAAISEATRLKTEAEIALKEKEAENERLRRLAEDEAFQRRKLEEQAAQHKADIEERLAQLRKASESELERQKGLVEDTLRQRRQVEEEILALKASFEKAAAGKAELELELGRIRGNAEDTLRSKEQAEQEAARQRQLAAEEERRRREAEERVQKSLAAEEEAARQRKAALEEVERLKAKVEEARRLRERAEHESARQLQLAQEAAQKRLQAEEKAHAFAVQQKEQELQQTLQQEQSVLERLRGEAEAARRAAEEAEEARERAEREAAQSRQRVEEAERLKQAAEEQAQAQAQAQAAAEKLRKEAEQEAARRAQAEQAALRQKQAADAEMEKHKKFAEQTLRQKAQVEQELTALRLQLEETDHQKSILDQELQRLKAEVTEAARQRSQVEEELFSVRVQMEELGKLKARIEAENRALILRDKDNTQRLLQEEAEKMKQVAEEAARLSVAAQEAARLRQLAEEDLAQQRALAEKMLKEKMQAVQEATRLKAEAELLQQQKELAQEQARRLQEDKEQMAQQLAQETQGFQRTLETERQRQLEMSAEAERLRLRVAEMSRAQARAEEDAQRFRKQAEEIGAKLHRTELATQEKVTLVQTLETQRQQSDRDADRLREAIAELEREKDKLKKEAELLQLKSEEMQTVQQEQLLQETQALQQSFLSEKDSLLQRERFIEEEKAKLERLFQDEVAKAQKLREEQQRQQQQMQQEKEQLLASMEEAQRRQREAEEGVRRKQEELQLLEQQRQQQEQLLAEENRRLRERLEHLEEEHRAALAHSEEITAAQAAATRALPNGQDVADGPAAEPEHAFEGLRQKVPALQLQEAGILSTEELQGLAQGRTTVVELTQREDVRRYLQGHSSIAGLLLKPGNEKLTIYAALRRQLLSPGTALILLEAQAASGFLLDPVRNRRLTVTEAVKEGVVGPELHHKLLSAERAVTGYKDPYTGQQISLFQAMKKDLIVREHGIRLLEAQIATGGVIDPVHSHRVPVDVAYQRGYFDEEMNRVLQDPSDDTKGFFDPNTHENLTYMQLLERCVEDPETGLRLLPLTDQAAKGGELVYTDSEARDVFEKATVSAPFGKFQGKTVTIWELINSEYFTAEQRRDLLRQFRTGKVTVEKIIKIVITVIEEHEQKGQLCFQGLRALVPAAELLESGVIDWDLFRQLQLGERSVQEVAEVEGVRRALRGSGVIAGVWLEESRQKLSIYEALKKELLQPEAAVALLEAQAGTGHIIDPATSTRLTVDEAVRAGLVGPELHEKMLSAEKAVTGYKDPYSGQSVSLFQALKKGLIPREQGLRLLDAQLSTGGTVDPSKSHRVPLDVACARGYLDKETSTALSAPRDDAKTYYDPRTWEPATYSQLQQQCRPDPLTGLSLLPLSEEAARARQQELYSEVQAREAFQKATVEVPVGSFQGRAVTIWELINSEYFTAEQRQELLRQFRTGKVTVEKIIKIVITIVEEVETTRRERLSFSGLRAPVPASELLAAGILSSSQFEQLKDGKTSVKDLSELDSVRTLLQGSGCLAGIYLEESKEKVTIYEAMRRGLLRPSTAILLLEAQAATGFLVDPVRNQRLYVHEAVKAGVVGPELHEKLLSAEKAVTGYKDPYSGSTISLFQAMKKGLVVREHGIRLLEAQIATGGIIDPVHSHRVPVDVAYQRGYFDEEMNRILQDPSDDTKGFFDPNTHENLTYRQLMERCVEDPETGLRLLPLKGPEKAEVVETTRVYTEEETRRAFEETQIDIPGGGSHGGSTMSLWEVMQSDLIPEEQRAQLMADFQAGRVTKERMIIIIIEIIEKTEIVRQQNLASYDYVRRRLTAEDLYEARVISRESYSLLREGTRSLREVLEAESAWRYLYGTGCVAGVYLPGSRQTLTIYQALKKGLLSAEVARLLLEAQAATGFLLDPVKGERLTVDEAVRKGLVGPELHDRLLSAERAVTGYRDPYTEQTISLFQAMKKDLIPAEEALRLLDAQLATGGIVDPRLGFHLPLEVAYQRGYLNKDTHDQLSEPSEVRSYVDPSTDEHLSYTQLLRRCRRDEASGLLLLPLSDARKLTFRGLRKQITVEELVRSHVMDEVTAQRLQEGLTSIEEVSKNLQKFLEGTSSIAGVLVDATKERLSVYQAMKKGIIRPGTAFELLEAQAATGYVIDPIKGLKLTVEEAVRMGIVGPEFKDKLLSAERAVTGYKDPYSGKLISLFQAMKKGLILKDHGIRLLEAQIATGGIIDPEESHRLPVDVAYQRGLFDEEMNEILTDPSDDTKGFFDPNTEENLTYLQLMERCVTDPQTGLRLLPLKEKKRERKTSSKSSVRKRRVVIVDPETGKEMSVYEAYRKGLIDHQTYLELSEQECEWEEITISSSDGVVKSMIIDRRSGRQYDIDEAIAKSLIDRSALDQYRAGTLSITEFADMLSGNASGFRSRSSSVGSSSSYPISPAVSRTQLASWSDPTEETGPVAGILDTETLEKVSITEAMHRNLVDNITGQRLLEAQACTGGIIDPNTGERFPVTDAVNKGLVDKIMVDRINLAQKAFCGFEDPRTKTKMSAAQALKKGWLYYEAGQRFLEVQYLTGGLIEPDMPGRVPLDEALQRGTVDARTAQKLRDVSAYSKYLTCPKTKLKISYKDALDRSMVEEGTGLRLLEAAAQSSKGYYSPYSVSGSGSTAGSRSGSRTGSRAGSRRGSFDATGSGFSMTFSSSSYSSSGYGRRYASGPTSSLGGPESAAA